The following proteins come from a genomic window of Edaphobacter sp. 4G125:
- a CDS encoding YciI family protein: protein MRFMILRKADKHMEQGAGLPSKALLGAIGNYYQEMRDAGVLLAGEWLQPSANSSRILVNKGKQTVVDGPFTELKELVAGFIVIDVPSKEEAIAWARKCPTLTGECDVEVEIRQVIEAADFPADYAKELTRHVSKTMATDAEKILRTTGVA from the coding sequence ATGCGCTTCATGATCCTTCGTAAAGCCGACAAGCACATGGAACAGGGAGCGGGACTTCCCAGTAAAGCTCTTCTTGGAGCCATCGGGAACTACTATCAGGAGATGCGGGATGCAGGGGTTCTGCTTGCGGGGGAATGGCTGCAACCCAGCGCCAATTCATCTCGCATCCTTGTGAATAAGGGGAAGCAGACCGTAGTCGACGGCCCATTTACCGAGCTGAAGGAGCTGGTTGCCGGATTCATCGTCATCGATGTGCCATCGAAGGAAGAGGCTATCGCCTGGGCGCGGAAGTGTCCGACGCTTACGGGGGAATGTGATGTCGAGGTTGAGATTCGGCAGGTGATCGAAGCCGCAGACTTCCCCGCCGACTATGCCAAGGAGCTGACCCGGCATGTCTCGAAGACAATGGCGACGGATGCGGAGAAAATTCTTCGCACAACGGGTGTCGCTTAA
- a CDS encoding VOC family protein — MKIHPYLFFKGDCEEAFKFYEHVLKGKIQGMLPHAGTPAEQHTAPEWRNKIMHACLTVGDAVLMASDAPPEHYSAPQGFSVSLQIDDVAEAERVFKELSAGGKVTMPIQPTFWATRFGMFTDRYGIAWMVNCNQPNA, encoded by the coding sequence ATGAAGATCCACCCCTACCTCTTCTTTAAAGGCGACTGCGAAGAAGCCTTCAAGTTCTACGAGCATGTTCTGAAAGGCAAGATCCAAGGCATGCTTCCTCATGCCGGAACTCCCGCCGAACAGCACACTGCGCCGGAGTGGCGCAACAAGATCATGCACGCCTGCCTCACCGTCGGCGATGCGGTCCTGATGGCTTCCGATGCTCCGCCGGAGCACTATAGTGCCCCTCAAGGCTTCTCCGTCTCGCTCCAGATTGACGATGTTGCCGAAGCTGAGCGCGTCTTCAAGGAACTCTCTGCCGGCGGCAAAGTTACCATGCCCATCCAACCCACCTTCTGGGCAACGCGCTTCGGAATGTTTACCGATCGTTACGGGATCGCCTGGATGGTCAACTGCAATCAGCCCAACGCTTAA
- a CDS encoding YciI family protein gives MRFLMLYRPADVASVEAGLPPTPEMMIKMGNLIQKKIAEGKLLSTEGCAETSKGAKVRLSKGNLSVTDGPFSEAKELIAGFALFRVSSKQEAIEEAREFLDVAGDGEVEIRLIHDSDNCIESIKLSHQTQNA, from the coding sequence ATGCGCTTTCTTATGCTCTACCGCCCCGCCGATGTTGCCAGCGTTGAAGCTGGTCTTCCACCCACGCCCGAGATGATGATCAAAATGGGCAATCTTATCCAGAAGAAGATCGCGGAGGGGAAACTACTCTCCACCGAAGGCTGCGCCGAGACTAGTAAGGGAGCCAAGGTGCGGCTCTCCAAAGGAAATCTCTCTGTGACGGATGGCCCTTTCTCCGAAGCGAAAGAGCTGATCGCCGGGTTTGCTCTCTTCCGGGTCAGTTCAAAGCAGGAGGCCATTGAGGAGGCTCGCGAGTTTCTCGATGTCGCCGGAGATGGCGAGGTAGAGATTCGTCTCATTCACGATTCGGACAATTGCATCGAGTCGATCAAATTGAGCCACCAGACTCAAAACGCGTAG
- a CDS encoding YciI family protein, whose amino-acid sequence MRFMMLMIPKGYESAAPDAMPSAEAVAAMMKYNESLQKAGVLLALDGLHPPSTGARVTFPNGKPHVTDGPFAEVKEVLGGYWMIQVRSREEAIEWAKRCPGSANETIEIRQVQEMADFPPDVQKAAAGFEEMQAYARKTS is encoded by the coding sequence ATGCGATTCATGATGCTGATGATCCCCAAAGGCTACGAGAGCGCCGCACCGGACGCGATGCCGAGTGCAGAGGCCGTAGCTGCCATGATGAAGTACAACGAATCCCTGCAGAAGGCCGGCGTTCTGCTGGCCCTCGATGGGCTTCATCCACCCTCAACAGGAGCGCGGGTAACCTTTCCGAATGGAAAGCCTCACGTTACCGATGGCCCCTTTGCAGAGGTGAAGGAGGTGCTGGGCGGCTACTGGATGATCCAGGTCCGCTCCCGCGAAGAGGCGATCGAGTGGGCGAAACGCTGCCCGGGCTCTGCCAACGAGACGATCGAGATTCGCCAGGTCCAGGAGATGGCAGACTTTCCACCCGATGTTCAGAAGGCCGCCGCCGGGTTTGAAGAGATGCAAGCCTATGCGCGAAAGACTTCCTGA
- a CDS encoding YciI family protein, giving the protein MRFMIIIKATPTSEAGAMPDQKLLEAMGKFNEELVASGIMLAGEGLQASSKGARVRFSGDKRTVVDGPFSETKELIAGFWIWQCKSKEEALEWVKRCPNPFNEESEIEVRQVFELEDFGSEITPELRASEERLRAELESRQKKA; this is encoded by the coding sequence ATGCGATTCATGATCATCATCAAAGCCACGCCTACCTCCGAAGCCGGAGCCATGCCCGATCAGAAACTCCTTGAGGCGATGGGCAAGTTCAACGAAGAGCTCGTTGCTTCAGGCATTATGCTTGCAGGCGAAGGGCTCCAAGCCAGCTCAAAGGGTGCTCGTGTTCGCTTCAGCGGAGACAAGCGCACTGTGGTTGATGGCCCCTTCTCCGAAACCAAGGAGCTCATCGCGGGCTTCTGGATCTGGCAATGCAAGTCGAAAGAAGAAGCCCTTGAATGGGTCAAGCGATGCCCGAACCCTTTCAACGAAGAGAGCGAGATCGAGGTACGGCAGGTCTTTGAACTGGAAGACTTCGGTTCCGAGATCACACCCGAATTGCGGGCCAGCGAGGAGCGTTTGCGCGCCGAACTGGAATCTCGTCAGAAGAAGGCCTAA
- a CDS encoding DoxX family protein encodes MTVALQTAPSKTRLYTGYVLSTLAIFFLVMDACMKFTTNPQVIAAQTQLGWPMQLSPAIAILALICTALYALPATSVLGALLLTGYLGGAIALHLRVDNPLFSHTLFPVYVALFIWGGLWLRNATLREVLPLASHPIANTTSQKQLWTGYIVTAISALLILFTAVMKFVYVPKPGEPILFPQHHIHHLAYIEILCTILYLLPSTSFLGATLLVSYLGGATCINLREGQPLGTSLITVVIGIVVMAGPWLLDSRLRRLFPIRSTSR; translated from the coding sequence ATGACCGTCGCTCTCCAAACCGCACCATCGAAGACGCGCCTCTATACCGGCTATGTCCTGAGCACCCTTGCCATCTTCTTTCTCGTGATGGATGCGTGCATGAAGTTCACGACCAATCCACAAGTGATCGCGGCTCAGACTCAGCTTGGTTGGCCCATGCAGCTCTCTCCTGCCATTGCCATTCTCGCGTTGATCTGCACTGCACTGTATGCCCTTCCGGCAACATCGGTGCTGGGCGCATTGCTGCTGACCGGCTACCTCGGCGGAGCGATTGCACTCCATCTCCGCGTCGATAATCCGCTCTTTTCGCATACGCTCTTCCCTGTCTACGTTGCTCTTTTTATCTGGGGAGGTCTCTGGCTGCGCAATGCTACTCTGCGCGAGGTCCTGCCGTTAGCTAGCCATCCTATCGCGAATACCACTTCCCAAAAACAGCTCTGGACGGGCTACATCGTCACCGCAATCTCGGCGCTTCTGATCCTGTTCACCGCGGTAATGAAGTTTGTCTACGTCCCGAAGCCCGGCGAGCCGATCCTTTTCCCTCAGCATCACATTCACCATCTCGCCTACATCGAGATCCTCTGTACCATTCTGTACCTGCTTCCGAGCACTTCTTTTCTAGGAGCGACTTTGCTTGTCAGCTATCTTGGTGGGGCAACCTGCATCAACCTTCGTGAAGGACAACCTCTCGGTACGAGCCTCATTACAGTGGTCATAGGAATTGTGGTGATGGCAGGCCCATGGCTTCTCGACTCCCGCCTGCGGAGGCTCTTTCCGATTCGCTCGACCTCCCGCTAG
- a CDS encoding amidohydrolase family protein, producing the protein MASSDKFVNMVTATADVDLRLSDFHPRSSLNATEHTVLKPKYPAIDYHNHLDSTDPREVLGIMDRCGVEHVVNITMQVGQTALDIMDRFHQAAPGRFSSIGWMDWSGVDRPDFVQVTIDRLKRMIDHGACGIKFWKDFGLTLKDTDGSLLRIDDERFAPIFVACGELGLPVMFHTADPTAFFEPIDQYNERYEELAAHPDWGFSNSPVPKRELLEQRNRVIARHPQVTFVGAHCAESPEDLGFLSQQLDALPNLLVDISARTPELGRQPYSAREFFLKYADRILFGTDLLPDDAMYRLYFRFLETADEYFEYPSHASRQGRWNIYGVFLPDDVLRKVYRENALKLMPHLR; encoded by the coding sequence ATGGCTTCGAGCGATAAGTTCGTCAATATGGTGACGGCAACTGCGGATGTTGACCTGCGATTGAGTGATTTCCATCCGCGTTCTTCCCTTAATGCGACGGAACACACCGTTCTGAAACCCAAATATCCCGCCATCGATTATCACAACCATCTCGATTCAACCGATCCTCGTGAGGTGTTGGGGATTATGGACCGTTGTGGAGTCGAGCATGTAGTCAACATTACGATGCAGGTGGGACAGACCGCGCTCGATATTATGGATCGCTTCCACCAGGCCGCGCCGGGACGGTTTTCATCCATCGGCTGGATGGACTGGAGCGGCGTCGATCGCCCGGACTTTGTCCAGGTCACCATCGATCGGCTGAAGAGAATGATCGATCACGGTGCTTGCGGCATTAAGTTCTGGAAGGACTTCGGGCTGACCTTGAAGGATACCGATGGCTCGCTGCTCCGTATCGACGACGAGCGCTTTGCGCCGATCTTTGTCGCCTGTGGAGAACTTGGCTTGCCAGTGATGTTCCATACAGCTGATCCAACGGCGTTCTTTGAACCTATCGATCAGTACAACGAGCGCTATGAAGAGTTGGCCGCTCACCCGGACTGGGGGTTCTCCAATTCGCCGGTTCCCAAGCGTGAGCTTCTGGAGCAGCGGAACCGAGTCATCGCTCGCCATCCACAGGTTACCTTCGTGGGGGCGCACTGTGCCGAGAGCCCCGAGGATCTTGGTTTCTTATCTCAGCAGCTTGATGCGCTTCCGAATCTGCTGGTGGATATTAGTGCACGAACCCCGGAACTGGGACGTCAACCCTACAGCGCCCGCGAGTTCTTCTTGAAATACGCCGATCGCATTCTGTTCGGAACAGACCTTCTGCCGGACGATGCGATGTACCGCCTGTACTTCCGCTTCCTTGAAACAGCGGACGAGTATTTCGAATATCCATCCCATGCGTCCCGGCAGGGCCGCTGGAACATCTACGGTGTATTTCTGCCGGACGACGTTCTGCGTAAGGTGTACCGCGAGAACGCCCTCAAGCTAATGCCTCATCTTCGCTAG
- the agaR gene encoding transcriptional repressor AgaR encodes MKKRIAKNDKNANPMLIEERRQHVLARIQKEGRVLVAELSDSLGISRITIRKDLDNLERRGLVQRTHGGALAPQTTSLLDPTLQEKQRHRLNEKQRIAEAAAKLVRDGQCVLLDSGTTTTAVAHALRRFKNLTIVTNAVNIAADLASTNFEVILTGGTMRKNSFSLVGPLAEETLAEIHADIFFLGVDGFDSIVGVTTPNVLESRANRAMVKASRRVVAVCDSTKFNRRSLALIVAPHAIHTVITDTQISENDAEALRGAGIELIRV; translated from the coding sequence ATGAAGAAACGCATCGCAAAGAACGACAAGAACGCTAACCCCATGCTGATCGAGGAACGGCGCCAGCACGTGCTGGCGCGGATACAAAAAGAAGGCCGAGTCCTCGTTGCGGAACTATCCGATTCCCTTGGAATCTCTCGCATTACGATCCGGAAGGACCTCGATAATCTTGAGCGTCGCGGCCTGGTGCAGAGAACGCATGGAGGCGCTCTGGCTCCACAGACCACCTCTTTGCTTGATCCCACGTTGCAGGAAAAGCAACGTCATCGACTCAACGAGAAGCAACGAATCGCCGAAGCAGCAGCCAAGCTGGTCCGCGATGGACAATGTGTTCTGCTCGATTCCGGCACAACGACAACTGCGGTGGCCCATGCGCTTCGCCGCTTCAAGAACCTCACCATCGTCACGAATGCCGTCAACATCGCCGCCGATCTTGCCAGCACGAACTTCGAAGTGATCCTGACCGGCGGAACCATGCGGAAGAATTCTTTTTCTCTCGTCGGTCCTTTGGCTGAAGAGACCCTCGCAGAGATTCACGCCGACATTTTTTTTCTGGGCGTCGATGGCTTCGACTCGATCGTCGGCGTCACCACGCCCAACGTTCTGGAATCGCGGGCGAATCGGGCCATGGTCAAAGCATCCCGTCGCGTCGTTGCGGTATGCGATTCCACAAAGTTCAATCGGCGAAGCCTCGCGCTGATCGTTGCTCCTCATGCAATCCATACGGTGATTACTGATACTCAGATCTCAGAAAACGATGCGGAAGCACTTCGAGGTGCGGGTATCGAGCTGATTCGCGTTTAG
- a CDS encoding SIS domain-containing protein, producing the protein MSQEIWTLQEIHTQPEVWNQSLDHLSSADLAGLTSGYDPQNTEWVFVGCGTSFYLAQAAAFSLSQIAGVSTHALPASEILLFPSLSLPRGPKAYFPVLISRSGHTSEVLQVAEYLQSQKVEFLAITCDGQELANMTSRVLKLPTHEKSTVMTSSFTSMLLGLQFLAATLAGETSFLDSLRSLPKDLSRLLDTYSSKVQDFAQTNLDDVAFLGQGALYPIASETALKVMESSSTYAQYFHTLEFRHGPKSIVGPTTLVGALVSESGYKFEAPVLREMKELGAITMAVANAATDDLRGSADLLIELNLTAPELARLVVYVVWGQLFGSYRGLAKGLDPDNPKNLTRVVTL; encoded by the coding sequence ATGAGCCAGGAAATCTGGACACTCCAAGAGATTCATACTCAACCTGAGGTATGGAACCAGTCTCTCGACCATCTTTCTTCCGCGGACCTAGCTGGTCTTACCTCTGGCTACGATCCGCAGAACACGGAATGGGTCTTTGTCGGCTGCGGAACCAGTTTTTACCTGGCCCAGGCCGCAGCGTTCAGCCTGAGCCAAATAGCAGGCGTCTCAACGCATGCGCTTCCTGCTTCGGAGATTCTCCTCTTCCCTTCGCTTTCGCTCCCTCGCGGCCCCAAGGCATATTTCCCTGTCCTCATCTCGCGCTCCGGACATACCTCTGAGGTTCTACAGGTCGCTGAATACCTCCAATCGCAGAAGGTCGAATTCCTGGCCATTACCTGCGATGGACAGGAACTGGCGAACATGACGTCCCGTGTGCTCAAGCTTCCGACTCATGAGAAAAGCACCGTGATGACCTCTTCGTTCACATCGATGCTTTTAGGCTTGCAGTTTCTTGCTGCAACGCTCGCAGGGGAAACGTCGTTCCTAGACTCCCTGCGCTCGCTTCCCAAAGATCTGAGTCGCCTGCTGGACACCTATTCCTCCAAGGTTCAGGACTTCGCGCAAACCAATCTGGACGATGTCGCATTCCTCGGACAAGGGGCTTTGTACCCAATTGCGTCGGAGACTGCATTGAAGGTCATGGAATCCTCCAGCACCTATGCGCAGTACTTCCATACTCTGGAGTTCCGTCATGGCCCCAAATCGATCGTGGGGCCAACGACTCTTGTAGGTGCTCTTGTTTCGGAGAGCGGCTATAAGTTCGAAGCACCTGTGCTACGCGAGATGAAGGAGCTGGGAGCGATCACGATGGCTGTTGCGAACGCCGCTACCGACGATCTGCGGGGCTCCGCCGATCTACTGATTGAGCTCAACCTTACTGCACCAGAGCTTGCACGACTTGTTGTCTATGTCGTCTGGGGACAACTCTTCGGAAGCTATCGTGGACTTGCAAAGGGACTCGATCCCGACAATCCTAAAAATCTGACTCGGGTCGTCACTCTGTAA